CCGTTCCCTGTTCCTTATAGTATTCCAGGAGTTGATCTGGAGTCAACTCCAGATCATTGGTTGCAAGAATGAACCTTCCCAACTTTGCTCTTCTTTCTTTTACTTTCTCCTGATCATGTTTTATCTCCGCTTCTATCAGGTAGAAAGTCTGTACCTCTTCATTTTTCCTTGGTCTTCCTTTCTTGTTTTCAAGTCTGCGAACCTTAGTTGTTATTTCAAGTTTCGTGAACTCATATGATTCATTCTCTTTCAACCATTGTTCAGCAGCCATTCTTGCGTCAGCTTCACAGGCAAATTCACGATTAGAAAGCTTTTTAAGGGATTTTTCTGCTGCTTCAAGCTCCTTAAGAATCTTTTCATCAAATGTCTTCTCTTCCTTCTTTTTCATTTCCTCTGAGCAGAATACACCCCATAACTGTTCTATTCCACCATAGCAGGATTTTGCAGCATAACAAGAATAACGTTCATCAGAGCATGTTTCCAGAATTAAGTCTGCCATCAAGAGTTCCTTTGCTTCATTGATGGTTGCCGGAACTCTCGATATAAAAAAAGCGTTAGTTCCTATCTCTTTTACATTATCTTCAGTATAAAATGCGCTGTCTGCAACATGGTAGACTCTTTCATCGAGATTCAGGTTCTGTGTTAATTCTTTTATGGTTTTGATGAGAACTTTCTTATCTGAACTGTTGCCGTCTAATGCTCTTACAAAAAGAGGAATTCCTTTCTGGTCAGTAACCATGGAAATGGTAAAACGAAGTAAGTCGACTCTTTTGTCTTTAGGATGACCATAAGTAATGTTGATAGTTTTGCCATCATTATCGTATTCATAGTCACCATGAACACTGAAATTTGTAGTATCTGTATGGCAAAAACGGGGGTTAATAGGAACGTGTTTCATAGCTTGCAAAATAATGTGGTTGAAGAGTTCGGTTGCTCCGCATTCCTGGATTTTGTCCAGAGTTCTGCCAAAAACATCATCATTAAGGTGTTCTGGGAGAACACCTTCTCCCAGTAACCTTTCAGTGGGTAAGTTTTCAAAAAAAGCAGGAAACAGGTAAAGACGACGTTCAGTAAACCCTAAACCATTGATACACATTGCCTTAAGAACAGTAGAATGAGGGATGTTATGGCCACTTTTCTTGGGGAGAAGAGTGTCAATCAAATCTGAAATGCCAAGTTCGTCAAATACGCCAGCAATAAGGCCATAATGACCAAGATGAGTTGTGGATTCAGAGCTAGGGGAGAGAGTCATCAAGGTAAAATGGGAAGAGATTTTATAAAAAGTATTGGAAGAATTTAAAAAATATAAAATTAAGAAATTTTACTGCGGAAAGTGGGTTTGAGTTCAGGAAGCAGTTTTCGGATAAAACCTTCGAAGTCTCTACCTATTATGACAGGATTCTTCTTGAGGAAGGCAAAAGCATACCTCATGAAGTGAAAATAATATGCGCCATAAATGGAAAGGAAAGAATTTTTCTTGCCCACAAGGCTACTTACAGCAGTGTATCTGGGGAAATAATCGGAATCGTTGGTGTGATGCTTGATATTACTGAACTTAAAAAAGCCGAGCAAGCTCTTCTGAAGACTGAAGAAATCCGGAAAAAAGAAATTCACCATAGAATCAAAAACAACCTGCAGGTGATCTCATCCTTATTAAGCCTTCAGGCTGAACATTTCAGCGACAGGGAGGTAAGGGAGTCCTTCCATGACAGCCAGAACCGGGTTATATCGATGTCTCAAATTCATGAAGAGCTCTATAAAACAGGAGAAACCGGAAACTTTGAGACCTTTGATTTTAAACCATACCTCCAGAAACTTGCAAATGAGCTCTTCAGTTCATATGTTGTTGGCGATCAGGATATTCACTTAGAACTTGACCTCGAAAGTGTGTTTCTCGGAATGGATACCGGAATTCCTCTCGGGATTATAATTAACGAACTTGTATCCAACTCACTAAAACATGCTTTTCCCAACGGAAAGGGAGAAATCCAGATAAAATTGCACAGAATAGGCAGCGGCAAAATAGAGGATGAAGATAGAGGCACTGACAGGCGTGAACCCCCTGAATATTTACTGGTTGTCTCGGATAATGGAATAGGGCTTCCGGATGAAATCGATTTCAGGCATACTACTTCTCTCGGGCTTCAACTTGTAAATCTCCTCGTGGAACAGATCGAAGGCAGCATTGAGCTTATAAAAGGAGCAGGGACCGAATTCAGGATAAAATTCAGAGAAAATGCCTGCGAAGCATGAAAACAGATTAAAGAAGTACAATATTCTGAAAAAAATATTCTTGAAAAACAATATTCCTGAAAAACGGCATACTCGAATACTAAAAGTTCTGAATCTACACTCTGGTTTATGGAAACTTTAGCATTTCAGGAATTAAAGAGACAGATGTTTTAACGAACCAGAACGCAAAAACCAGAATTACAATATAAGTAATTGCTTCGGCTAACTTACTCATAAAGTTATGGTTGAACTTATAATACATAAGATTTTTTATTATACAGTGGATCTAGCATTTCAGCTTCCTTTTATACTTTTCCAGCAGCTCACAGTGTTATCTAATTAATTTCTTTTTGATTTATTTTATATCTTGAATTAAAATACATGGACAGCAGATGCCTTAAAATACAACCAGATATTGGTTCCTACAGAAAGACTAAGCTCATTGAGAGATTCGCGCGTTATAAACACAGTGATTAACTCTCCAGTATCTACTAGCAATTTTATAAATGATCCTGTATCAATTATTTTATAAATTTTACCTTGAATTGTATTTCTGGCGCTTGTTTGAAACTTTTCCCTGGATACTGTTATCTCATCAGGTCGTATAGTAAAATGAACTTTACCTTTTTTTCCTGATAAAGCAAATACTGTTATGAAATCTGTTTTGATTTTTACGAGACCATCTGAACTATCCTCAATTTGACCGCTCATTAGATTTTCAATACCAATAAAGTCAGCCACAAATCTGTTTTTGGGTTTTCTAAATATTCTATCAGGTGTTCCAGACTGCAGGATCTGACCATTATAGAGTATAATCATTCTATCTGCAAGCTTTTGACCCTGTGAGAGGTCATGAGTAGTCATTATAATGGTTGTTTCAGATTCACGGTTAATTCTCAGGATCAGTTTTTCCATTTTCTTTTTAGATATAGGATCAAGATTTGCAGTCGGTTCATCAAGTAAGAGTAACCTGGGATCTGTAATCATTGCCCGTGCAAGGGCAAGCCTTTGAGTCTCACCACCTGATAACTTAAGCGCATTTCTATTCTCATAGCCTGGAAGACCAATCAACTCAAGGATTTCTTTGATCTTCTTATCCATATTCTCTTTTTTACCCCTGACTTTCAAGCCATAAGCGATATTATCATAAACGCTGGCTTTAAAAGCAAGCGGCTTTTGAAAAACCATTCCAATTTGCCTTCTTATATTCAGCCGAATATCATTCGATTCGTTAGCATTCGTACCTTCAAAATATATAGTCCCAGATGAAGGTTTTTCCAGTAAATCAATTAATCTAAGAAGCACAGTTTTTCCAGATCCAGTTGGACCAACAAGCGCAGTACTGGTCCCCCTTCTAAATTGTAAGTTAATATTCTTGAGAACCTGGAGGTCTCCATAGTTTTTGTAAACTTCTTCCAACTCTACTATGTTCATCCTTACACCTGACCTATTGAATTAATCTTTACCCTGCAGATAATTCAATACTAAATTGATTAGTAGAGCCAGGGAGAGAAGTATGAATCCCAAAGCAATTGAAAGCACCAGATTACCTCTGGATGTCTCAAGAGATATGGCAGTGGTAAAATTCCTTGTAAAGCCTCTGATATTACCCCCTATGAGTATGGCAACTCCTACTTCTGATATAGCCCTACCAAACCCAAGTATTACAGCACTCATTATAGCATAACGAGCTTCCTTTATGATGGTAATTATTGTTTGATAAGTACTGGCTCCCAGAGAGATTGCTAATTCTCTTATCTGGATGCTGACTCCAACAAGAGCAGTGATAGTAAATCCAATAAGAATAGGCAGTATGAGCAGCGTCTGCCCTATTATCATTCCAGTGGGAGTAAAAAGAAGATTTAGAAATCCGAAAGGGCCCTGTTGAGATATCAGGAGGAAAAGAAAAAGCCCCACTAAAACTGTGGGAACGCTGTAAAGGGTTTGAATAAGATTTATCAAGGTTCGTTTTCCTCGAAACTCATAGAAGTAAATTATTCCACCAATAGGAATTGATATTAAGGAAGCTATGAGTGTTGCAGTTAATGAGACATAAAGGCTTAATCTGGTTATTCCTATTAATTCGGGATCGCGCTCTATTATTAATTCTACTGCCTGTAGAATAGCGCTGATAATTTCATTCAAAAAACCACCTGAATCTGGTACGCCCTGAAATTTAGCAATTTTATAGTTTATGAGTGAATGTATCAGTTTTTTAAGTTACACTGACTAAAAAAGATGGTTTAAACCATCTTCATGATGGTAAACCCTGAGATATTGGAATGAAAAGAGGCTGCCCATATTCTTCTCTACCAAAATTCTGGATTATTTCCTGTCCATCCGGAGAAACAAGGAAGTTCACAAAGTTTTGAGCTCCTTCATAATTAACATTCGGATGTCTTTCTGGATTTACAGGCATTGCTGCATAAACATTAAGCAGTTCATCTCCTGTCGTCACTAATGGTACAATCCGGATTCTTCCCTCGTTTGTATATGCAAGAAATGTTCCAGAATCAGTTAAAGTATAAGCATTCTGCTCACTGGCAAGCAAAAGAGTTTCCCCCATACCTCTACCACTTTCAATGTACCATG
The Methanosarcina thermophila TM-1 genome window above contains:
- a CDS encoding IS1634 family transposase — its product is MTLSPSSESTTHLGHYGLIAGVFDELGISDLIDTLLPKKSGHNIPHSTVLKAMCINGLGFTERRLYLFPAFFENLPTERLLGEGVLPEHLNDDVFGRTLDKIQECGATELFNHIILQAMKHVPINPRFCHTDTTNFSVHGDYEYDNDGKTINITYGHPKDKRVDLLRFTISMVTDQKGIPLFVRALDGNSSDKKVLIKTIKELTQNLNLDERVYHVADSAFYTEDNVKEIGTNAFFISRVPATINEAKELLMADLILETCSDERYSCYAAKSCYGGIEQLWGVFCSEEMKKKEEKTFDEKILKELEAAEKSLKKLSNREFACEADARMAAEQWLKENESYEFTKLEITTKVRRLENKKGRPRKNEEVQTFYLIEAEIKHDQEKVKERRAKLGRFILATNDLELTPDQLLEYYKEQGTVERGFRFLKDKSFRVSEVYLKKESRIEALAMVMVLCLLLYSIAEWKLRTRLEETKEAIRNQVKKETQTPTMKWIFFLFRRITELEIEIEGKRIKKVLNLDEETIKVLRLMGEKYEKYYM
- a CDS encoding sensor histidine kinase, which encodes MKIICAINGKERIFLAHKATYSSVSGEIIGIVGVMLDITELKKAEQALLKTEEIRKKEIHHRIKNNLQVISSLLSLQAEHFSDREVRESFHDSQNRVISMSQIHEELYKTGETGNFETFDFKPYLQKLANELFSSYVVGDQDIHLELDLESVFLGMDTGIPLGIIINELVSNSLKHAFPNGKGEIQIKLHRIGSGKIEDEDRGTDRREPPEYLLVVSDNGIGLPDEIDFRHTTSLGLQLVNLLVEQIEGSIELIKGAGTEFRIKFRENACEA
- a CDS encoding ABC transporter ATP-binding protein, with product MNIVELEEVYKNYGDLQVLKNINLQFRRGTSTALVGPTGSGKTVLLRLIDLLEKPSSGTIYFEGTNANESNDIRLNIRRQIGMVFQKPLAFKASVYDNIAYGLKVRGKKENMDKKIKEILELIGLPGYENRNALKLSGGETQRLALARAMITDPRLLLLDEPTANLDPISKKKMEKLILRINRESETTIIMTTHDLSQGQKLADRMIILYNGQILQSGTPDRIFRKPKNRFVADFIGIENLMSGQIEDSSDGLVKIKTDFITVFALSGKKGKVHFTIRPDEITVSREKFQTSARNTIQGKIYKIIDTGSFIKLLVDTGELITVFITRESLNELSLSVGTNIWLYFKASAVHVF
- a CDS encoding ABC transporter permease encodes the protein MNEIISAILQAVELIIERDPELIGITRLSLYVSLTATLIASLISIPIGGIIYFYEFRGKRTLINLIQTLYSVPTVLVGLFLFLLISQQGPFGFLNLLFTPTGMIIGQTLLILPILIGFTITALVGVSIQIRELAISLGASTYQTIITIIKEARYAIMSAVILGFGRAISEVGVAILIGGNIRGFTRNFTTAISLETSRGNLVLSIALGFILLSLALLINLVLNYLQGKD